One window from the genome of Nitrosospira multiformis encodes:
- a CDS encoding condensation domain-containing protein — translation MNSDLVQRRARLTPEQRNRLAQRLSGSGATTRAASAIPRRNSSTLPLVSYAQQRHWFLWQLEPLSTAYHLSGALSLTGRLDIEALRSSFDALVMRHESLRTVFRANDQGMAEQIIAAEQKLDIPLVDLCGLPATQRTVCAHEEVKRINATPFDLTQGPLLRVVLIKIAPEEHLLVVVMHHIITDDWSKRIIIDEFATHYRACVQGQALSLPALPIQYADYAVWQRNWLEAGEKDRQLAYWRAQLGDDHPVLQLPTDHPRPSTASYRAARFSFVLPAPLVAGLQRQAQRQGATLFMALLAGFQALLQRYTGLDDIRVGVPIANRHRIEVESIIGFFVNTQVLRNRIDSRAPLKVLLDQAREAALGAQTHQDLPFEQLVEALQPERNLNQNPLFQVMYNHLREDHRPLENLPGITLGGYEVDEQTAQFELTLDTTERPDGQVGALFSYAAELFEAATIERLGAHYLHLLQQLAEHPERILGDIDILSGEEKAQLKAWGVNEQRYANAEPVHRLIERQVEACPEAVALIFGDTELSYAELNRRANQLAHRLIGLGVKAETRVGIAVERSIEMIVGLLAILKAGGAYVPLDPEYPQERLNYMVTDSDIGLLLTQSHIRARIPHPAQCTVLELDTLDVSGEGAGNPAIPVHGDNLVYVIYTSGSTGKPKGVGLAHHALAEHAQAAVGFFGLSAADRMLLFSTINFDGFIEQFFPPLCAGAAIVLRGPQLWDSDTFYRELINKRITVADLTTAYWFLLAQDFARQGPRDYGLLRQVHAGGEAMSPEGIKAWREAGLGGITLLNTYGPTEATVTATALDCGSYSSDDSVPMQVSIGQPLAGRNIYLLDANLTPVIPGVAGELCIGGICWRAATSIVAG, via the coding sequence ATGAATAGTGATCTTGTGCAACGGCGTGCAAGGCTGACGCCTGAACAACGCAATCGGCTTGCGCAGCGTTTGTCAGGTTCGGGTGCCACCACGCGGGCCGCATCAGCCATCCCGCGCAGAAATTCCTCTACGCTCCCGTTAGTCTCCTACGCGCAGCAGCGGCACTGGTTTTTATGGCAGCTGGAGCCATTGAGCACGGCGTATCACCTGAGTGGTGCATTGAGTTTAACGGGAAGACTGGATATTGAAGCGTTGCGTTCGAGTTTCGATGCATTGGTAATGCGGCATGAATCGCTGCGCACGGTTTTCCGGGCGAATGATCAGGGGATGGCCGAGCAGATCATTGCAGCAGAACAGAAACTGGATATTCCGTTGGTTGATCTATGCGGTTTGCCGGCGACACAACGCACGGTATGCGCGCATGAAGAAGTGAAGAGGATAAACGCAACGCCTTTTGATCTGACGCAAGGCCCGCTGTTGCGGGTGGTGCTCATCAAGATCGCGCCGGAAGAGCACCTGCTGGTTGTGGTAATGCATCACATCATCACGGATGACTGGTCGAAGCGCATCATCATCGACGAATTTGCCACCCATTACCGTGCGTGCGTGCAGGGACAGGCGCTTTCTTTGCCGGCACTGCCGATCCAGTATGCCGACTATGCCGTATGGCAGCGCAACTGGCTGGAGGCGGGAGAGAAAGACCGGCAGCTGGCCTACTGGCGCGCCCAATTGGGGGACGATCATCCGGTATTGCAGCTACCGACCGATCATCCCCGGCCATCCACCGCCAGCTATCGCGCAGCGCGCTTTTCTTTTGTACTGCCGGCCCCGCTTGTGGCGGGATTGCAGCGCCAGGCCCAACGCCAGGGCGCCACGCTTTTCATGGCGCTGCTGGCCGGTTTTCAGGCCTTGCTGCAACGCTATACCGGGCTGGATGACATACGCGTGGGCGTTCCGATCGCCAATCGTCACCGGATCGAGGTGGAAAGCATTATCGGCTTCTTCGTCAACACCCAGGTGCTGCGTAACCGTATCGACAGCCGCGCCCCCCTTAAGGTACTGCTCGACCAGGCACGTGAAGCGGCGCTGGGTGCACAGACCCATCAGGACCTGCCGTTCGAGCAGCTGGTTGAAGCACTCCAGCCCGAACGCAACCTGAACCAGAATCCTTTATTCCAAGTCATGTACAACCACCTGCGCGAGGATCATCGTCCGCTGGAGAACTTGCCTGGGATTACCCTTGGCGGTTATGAGGTGGACGAACAGACGGCCCAGTTCGAGCTGACGCTGGACACCACCGAACGGCCGGATGGGCAAGTCGGCGCCCTGTTCAGCTATGCCGCCGAGTTGTTTGAAGCGGCGACCATTGAACGGCTGGGTGCACACTATCTTCATCTTCTCCAGCAACTGGCCGAACATCCTGAACGCATCCTGGGCGACATTGATATTCTGAGTGGAGAGGAGAAGGCGCAGCTGAAGGCATGGGGAGTCAACGAGCAGCGCTATGCGAATGCCGAGCCGGTGCACCGTCTGATCGAACGGCAGGTGGAAGCCTGCCCCGAGGCGGTCGCACTGATTTTTGGCGACACCGAGTTGAGCTATGCGGAGCTGAACCGGCGGGCGAACCAGCTGGCGCATCGGCTGATTGGCTTGGGGGTCAAGGCCGAGACCAGGGTGGGCATCGCGGTGGAGCGCTCGATCGAGATGATAGTTGGCCTGCTGGCAATCCTCAAGGCTGGGGGTGCGTATGTGCCGCTGGACCCGGAGTATCCGCAGGAGCGGCTGAACTACATGGTGACGGACAGCGACATTGGCTTGCTGCTGACGCAAAGCCATATCAGGGCGCGCATCCCGCACCCGGCGCAGTGCACGGTGCTGGAACTGGACACGCTGGATGTGAGCGGGGAAGGGGCAGGCAATCCCGCCATACCCGTGCACGGGGACAATCTTGTGTATGTCATCTATACCTCCGGCTCTACCGGCAAGCCCAAGGGCGTGGGGCTGGCGCATCATGCCCTGGCCGAACATGCCCAGGCAGCGGTCGGCTTCTTTGGCCTGAGCGCGGCCGACCGGATGCTGCTGTTTTCCACCATCAATTTTGATGGTTTCATCGAACAGTTTTTCCCGCCCTTATGCGCAGGTGCAGCCATTGTCTTGCGCGGTCCCCAGCTATGGGACAGTGACACCTTCTATCGCGAGCTGATTAATAAACGCATCACGGTTGCGGATCTCACCACCGCCTACTGGTTCTTGCTGGCCCAGGACTTTGCCCGGCAAGGCCCACGGGACTATGGGCTGCTGCGGCAGGTGCATGCGGGTGGCGAAGCCATGTCGCCCGAAGGCATCAAAGCCTGGCGTGAGGCTGGACTTGGTGGCATTACCCTGCTTAACACCTACGGTCCGACCGAAGCCACCGTGACGGCCACCGCCCTGGATTGCGGCAGTTATTCGAGCGATGATTCCGTGCCGATGCAGGTAAGCATTGGCCAGCCGCTTGCCGGGCGCAATATTTACTTGCTTGATGCCAACCTGACTCCCGTCATACCGGGGGTTGCGGGCGAATTGTGCATCGGGGGGATTTGCTGGCGCGCGGCTACCTCAATCGTGGCGGGCTGA
- a CDS encoding AMP-binding enzyme codes for MHRGDLLARGYLNRGGLTAERFIADPFDEKGGRLYRTGDLARWRADGQIEYLGRLDHQVKIRGFRIELGEIEAQLLLQPEIREAVVVAGEGPGGTGGARLVAYVSLQAGASIDNAVLREALGQALPDYMIPAAIVVLERLPLNPNGKVDRKALPEPEFTSIDHYEAPQGEVEEVLAGIWAEVLGIGQVGRNDNFFALGGHSLAILQVQQKLQQILSISLPLRSYFENPLLADVASVIQGKRLLGFVEHVELTELTGMSELLDLLES; via the coding sequence GTGCATCGGGGGGATTTGCTGGCGCGCGGCTACCTCAATCGTGGCGGGCTGACGGCGGAGCGTTTTATTGCCGACCCCTTTGATGAGAAGGGAGGGCGGTTGTACCGCACGGGGGATCTGGCGAGATGGCGAGCGGATGGACAGATCGAGTATCTGGGGCGACTGGACCATCAGGTCAAGATTCGAGGTTTCCGCATTGAACTGGGAGAAATCGAAGCGCAGCTGCTGTTACAGCCCGAGATAAGGGAAGCGGTGGTGGTTGCAGGGGAAGGGCCGGGTGGAACAGGGGGCGCCAGGCTGGTGGCGTATGTTTCCCTGCAAGCGGGCGCCAGCATTGACAATGCCGTGCTGCGCGAGGCGCTTGGCCAGGCGTTGCCGGACTACATGATTCCTGCGGCGATAGTGGTGCTGGAGCGTTTGCCGCTGAATCCGAACGGCAAGGTGGACCGCAAGGCGCTGCCCGAGCCGGAATTTACCAGTATCGACCACTATGAAGCGCCGCAGGGCGAGGTGGAAGAAGTGCTGGCGGGCATCTGGGCCGAAGTGCTCGGTATTGGGCAGGTGGGGCGCAATGATAATTTCTTCGCATTGGGCGGACATTCGCTTGCAATCCTGCAAGTGCAGCAGAAGCTGCAACAGATTTTATCCATTTCATTGCCGCTACGTTCGTATTTCGAGAATCCTCTGCTGGCCGATGTTGCGTCCGTCATACAGGGGAAACGATTACTTGGATTCGTGGAACATGTTGAGCTTACCGAGCTGACGGGGATGTCGGAATTGCTCGATTTACTGGAGAGCTGA
- a CDS encoding non-ribosomal peptide synthetase, producing MSNDLTQRRARLTPEQRNRLAQRLSGSGATTRAASAIPRRNSSTLPLVSYAQQRHWFLWQLEPLSTAYHLSGALSLTGRLDIEALRSSFDALVMRHESLRTVFRANDQGMAEQIIAAEQKLDIPLVDLCGLPATQRTVCAHEEVKRINATPFDLTQGPLLRVVLIKIAPEEHLLVVVMHHIITDDWSKRIIIDEFATHYRACVQGQALSLPALPIQYADYAVWQRNWLEAGEKDRQLAYWRAQLGDDHPVLQLPTDHPRPSTASYRAARFSFVLPAPLVAGLQRQAQRQGATLFMALLAGFQALLQRYTGLDDIRVGVPIANRHRIEVESIIGFFVNTQVLRNRIDSRAPLKVLLDQAREAALGAQTHQDLPFEQLVEALQPERNLNQNPLFQVMYNHLREDHRPLENLPGITLGGYEVDEQTAQFELTLDTTERPDGQVGALFSYAAELFEAATIERLGAHYLHLLQQLAEHPERILGDIDILSGEEKAQLKAWGVNEQRYANAEPVHRLIERQVEACPEAVALIFGDTELSYAELNRRANQLAHRLIGLGVKAETRVGIAVERSIEMIVGLLAILKAGGAYVPLDPEYPQERLNYMVTDSDIGLLLTQSHIRARIPHPAQCTVLELDTLDVSGEGAGNPAIPVHGDNLVYVIYTSGSTGKPKGVATRHRSLLNRLVWMQQAHGLVAGDVILQKTPFSFDVSVWEFFWPLMNGARLAVAAPGDHRDPARLIELIRRYAVTTIHFVPSMLQNFISGDDTQTCTTLRRILCSGEALPMELQRKMLRQFHWAKLFNLYGPTEAAIDVTQWVCKNDTHGSVAIGQPISDTKTHILDTDLNLIPQGVAGELYLGGVGLARGYLDRRGLTAERFVADPFDEKGGRLYRTGDLARWRGDGQIEYLGRRDNQVKVRGFRIELGEIETQLLLQPGVREAVVVARRGTGGARLAAYVSAHAGKNLDIPVLREALSKVLPDYMIPATVMVLDSLPLSPNGKVDRRMLPKPEFANRGRYEAPQGEMEEVVATVWAEVLGIGQVGRNDNFFALGGHSLAILQVQQKLEQILSIALPLRLYFENPQLVDIVRVLQEKRSLVSEKSAGLRGIANLLDLLES from the coding sequence ATGTCGAATGACCTTACGCAACGGCGTGCAAGGCTGACGCCTGAACAACGCAATCGGCTTGCGCAGCGTTTGTCAGGTTCGGGTGCCACCACGCGGGCCGCATCAGCCATCCCGCGCAGAAATTCCTCTACGCTCCCGTTAGTCTCCTACGCGCAGCAGCGGCACTGGTTTTTATGGCAGCTGGAGCCATTGAGCACGGCGTATCACCTGAGTGGTGCATTGAGTTTAACGGGAAGACTGGATATTGAAGCGTTGCGTTCGAGTTTCGATGCATTGGTAATGCGGCATGAATCGCTGCGCACGGTTTTCCGGGCGAATGATCAGGGGATGGCCGAGCAGATCATTGCAGCAGAACAGAAACTGGATATTCCGTTGGTTGATCTATGCGGTTTGCCGGCGACACAACGCACGGTATGCGCGCATGAAGAAGTGAAGAGGATAAACGCAACGCCTTTTGATCTGACGCAAGGCCCGCTGTTGCGGGTGGTGCTCATCAAGATCGCGCCGGAAGAGCACCTGCTGGTTGTGGTAATGCATCACATCATCACGGATGACTGGTCGAAGCGCATCATCATCGACGAATTTGCCACCCATTACCGTGCGTGCGTGCAGGGACAGGCGCTTTCTTTGCCGGCACTGCCGATCCAGTATGCCGACTATGCCGTATGGCAGCGCAACTGGCTGGAGGCGGGAGAGAAAGACCGGCAGCTGGCCTACTGGCGCGCCCAATTGGGGGACGATCATCCGGTATTGCAGCTACCGACCGATCATCCCCGGCCATCCACCGCCAGCTATCGCGCAGCGCGCTTTTCTTTTGTACTGCCGGCCCCGCTTGTGGCGGGATTGCAGCGCCAGGCCCAACGCCAGGGCGCCACGCTTTTCATGGCGCTGCTGGCCGGTTTTCAGGCCTTGCTGCAACGCTATACCGGGCTGGATGACATACGCGTGGGCGTTCCGATCGCCAATCGTCACCGGATCGAGGTGGAAAGCATTATCGGCTTCTTCGTCAACACCCAGGTGCTGCGTAACCGTATCGACAGCCGCGCCCCCCTTAAGGTACTGCTCGACCAGGCACGTGAAGCGGCGCTGGGTGCACAGACCCATCAGGACCTGCCGTTCGAGCAGCTGGTTGAAGCACTCCAGCCCGAACGCAACCTGAACCAGAATCCTTTATTCCAAGTCATGTACAACCACCTGCGCGAGGATCATCGTCCGCTGGAGAACTTGCCTGGGATTACCCTTGGCGGTTATGAGGTGGACGAACAGACGGCCCAGTTCGAGCTGACGCTGGACACCACCGAACGGCCGGATGGGCAAGTCGGCGCCCTGTTCAGCTATGCCGCCGAGTTGTTTGAAGCGGCGACCATTGAACGGCTGGGTGCACACTATCTTCATCTTCTCCAGCAACTGGCCGAACATCCTGAACGCATCCTGGGCGACATTGATATTCTGAGTGGAGAGGAGAAGGCGCAGCTGAAGGCATGGGGAGTCAACGAGCAGCGCTATGCGAATGCCGAGCCGGTGCACCGTCTGATCGAACGGCAGGTGGAAGCCTGCCCCGAGGCGGTCGCACTGATTTTTGGCGACACCGAGTTGAGCTATGCGGAGCTGAACCGGCGGGCGAACCAGCTGGCGCATCGGCTGATTGGCTTGGGGGTCAAGGCCGAGACCAGGGTGGGCATCGCGGTGGAGCGCTCGATCGAGATGATAGTTGGCCTGCTGGCAATCCTCAAGGCTGGGGGTGCGTATGTGCCGCTGGACCCGGAGTATCCGCAGGAGCGGCTGAACTACATGGTGACGGACAGCGACATTGGCTTGCTGCTGACGCAAAGCCATATCAGGGCGCGCATCCCGCACCCGGCGCAGTGCACGGTGCTGGAACTGGACACGCTGGATGTGAGCGGGGAAGGGGCAGGCAATCCCGCCATACCCGTGCACGGGGACAATCTTGTGTATGTCATCTATACCTCCGGCTCTACCGGCAAGCCCAAGGGCGTGGCTACGCGGCATCGCTCGCTTCTTAACCGTCTGGTATGGATGCAACAAGCCCATGGGCTGGTCGCAGGCGACGTGATCTTGCAAAAGACCCCGTTCAGTTTTGATGTTTCTGTCTGGGAATTCTTCTGGCCGTTGATGAATGGTGCGCGCCTGGCCGTAGCCGCGCCGGGAGATCACCGCGATCCTGCGCGCCTGATCGAACTGATCCGGCGATATGCAGTCACCACGATCCACTTCGTTCCTTCAATGTTGCAGAATTTTATATCTGGCGATGACACGCAAACCTGCACAACCTTGCGGCGCATCCTCTGTAGTGGAGAGGCATTGCCTATGGAACTGCAACGCAAGATGCTGAGACAGTTTCACTGGGCAAAACTTTTCAACCTCTACGGACCGACAGAAGCGGCAATCGATGTTACGCAGTGGGTATGCAAAAATGATACCCACGGCAGTGTGGCGATCGGACAACCCATTTCCGATACGAAAACCCACATTCTTGACACGGATCTCAACCTGATCCCACAAGGGGTGGCTGGAGAGCTGTATCTGGGAGGCGTGGGACTGGCGCGTGGCTATCTCGATCGTAGGGGGCTGACTGCCGAGCGCTTTGTTGCCGATCCCTTTGATGAGAAAGGGGGACGACTGTACCGCACGGGGGATTTGGCAAGATGGCGGGGAGACGGGCAGATCGAATATCTGGGGCGCCGGGACAATCAAGTCAAGGTGCGAGGCTTTCGAATTGAGTTGGGAGAGATCGAAACCCAGCTGCTTTTACAGCCCGGAGTGAGGGAAGCCGTCGTGGTGGCCAGGAGAGGAACAGGCGGAGCAAGGCTGGCGGCGTATGTGTCCGCACACGCGGGCAAAAACCTGGATATCCCGGTCTTGCGGGAAGCGCTAAGCAAGGTGCTGCCAGACTATATGATTCCCGCGACGGTCATGGTGCTGGACAGTTTACCACTGAGTCCGAATGGCAAGGTGGACCGCAGGATGTTGCCAAAACCGGAATTTGCCAACAGAGGCCGCTATGAGGCACCACAGGGTGAGATGGAAGAAGTCGTGGCGACCGTCTGGGCCGAGGTACTCGGTATTGGGCAGGTGGGGCGCAATGATAACTTCTTCGCACTGGGCGGCCATTCGCTTGCAATCCTGCAAGTTCAACAAAAGCTGGAACAGATCTTATCTATTGCGTTGCCTTTACGCTTGTATTTCGAGAATCCCCAATTGGTAGATATTGTGCGGGTCCTACAGGAAAAACGTTCTTTAGTGTCTGAAAAATCTGCCGGGCTGCGCGGGATAGCGAATTTACTCGATTTACTGGAGAGTTGA